A region from the Biomphalaria glabrata chromosome 14, xgBioGlab47.1, whole genome shotgun sequence genome encodes:
- the LOC106050702 gene encoding uncharacterized protein LOC106050702, producing the protein MGQFFSRETDLFYGKHEVAEVDQEEMSGEEEMSVEDEKTGLEEKAAEEKKSGEDEKFGEEEKSGEDEKTTEKSTAEKSLNSKTKSSKDPYENCTKTFNGHRDMIRIKNFTTDSLPDPYNKIEDVYKLTMALVYLTVRIKTKCVSSKRPDFMPDTKKECSYPLSEKRGEKCYSTGTGRVCDVVTHRGRKCTCTDCSKSQTPNKNCWTIKVFTATHVVFDGEEAADAICTLFYDDNDNTDRNKYLRGFKKIWSDSGGDLCLLSTVTCDEGLSTKLFAKIREFNSYWKSLKKLHEKQKSKERLVILVSHPHGKEKRISVGFGLDIGAIQGLRYSKFIYNSPTCPGTSGGPVYVLGYDWFATEFVHGGGMNDFTDIENIFKSNPDLITKLFPSYQSGSPIIPLSYSSAYYTDEKNSDTSQDKIETAQSANVDPKFKFSNYSARWY; encoded by the exons ATGGGACAGTTCTTTTCTAGGGAGACAGACTTGTTCTATG GAAAGCATGAAGTCGCCGAGGTTGACCAAGAGGAAATGTCTGGCGAAGAGGAAATGTCTGTCGAAGATGAAAAGACTGGCTTAGAGGAAAAGGCtgcagaagaaaaaaagtctGGCGAAGATGAAAAGTTTGGAGAAGAGGAAAAGTCTGGCGAAGATGAAAAGACCACTGAAAAGTCCACAGCAGAAAAAAGCTTAAATTCTAAAACCAAATCTTCAAAAGATCCATATGAAAATTGCACTAAAACGTTCAACGGGCACAGAGATATGATCCGGATTAAAAATTTCACCACAGACAGCCTTCCTGACCCTTACAATAAGATTGAAGATGTCTATAAGCTTACCATGGCCCTGGTCTACCTCACTGTAAGAATAAAGACCAAATGCGTGAGCAGCAAGAGGCCGGATTTTATGCCGGACACAAAAAAGGAGTGCAGTTATCCTCTTTCTGAAAAAAGAGGCGAAAAATGCTATAGCACCGGGACAGGAAGAGTTTGCGATGTCGTTACTCATCGGGGCAGAAAATGCACGTGCACCGATTGCTCCAAGTCTCAGACCCCTAACAAAAATTGCTGGACGATCAAAGTGTTTACTGCAACCCACGTCGTATTTGACGGCGAAGAGGCAGCCGATGCGATTTGCACTTTGTTCTACGACGATAATGATAACACCGATAGAAATAAATATCTCCGTGGCTTTAAAAAGATCTGGTCAGACTCCGGGGGAGACTTGTGTTTGTTATCTACTGTTACTTGCGATGAAGGTCTGAGCACCAAACTATTTGCTAAGATTAGAGAATTCAACAGCTACTGGAAGTCTTTGAAAAAGTTGCACGAAAAACAAAAATCCAAAGAAAGATTGGTCATTTTAGTGTCACACCCGCACGGGAAAGAGAAGCGAATTTCTGTTGGATTTGGTTTAGATATTGGAGCCATCCAAGGTTTAAGATACAGCAAATTCATCTACAACTCTCCGACATGCCCTGGGACAAGTGGTGGTCCTGTCTACGTGCTTGGATACGATTGGTTCGCTACTGAATTTGTGCACGGAGGAGGAATGAACGATTTCACTGacatagaaaacatttttaagagTAATCCGGACTTAATAACTAAACTTTTCCCTTCCTATCAAAGTGGCTCCCCCATAATCCCCTTGTCCTATTCTTCGGCGTACTACACGGACGAAAAAAACTCGGACACTAGTCAAGACAAAATAGAAACGGCTCAATCAGCCAACGTGGACCCAAAGTTTAAATTTTCAAACTACAGTGCTAGGTGGTACTAG